A section of the Gemmatimonadaceae bacterium genome encodes:
- a CDS encoding histidine phosphatase family protein, with protein sequence MTGMQWRRLVPRAWRAAVVPVAMLMAVTLPPSRAMAQPSLVILVRHGEKQPTPADDPSLSEAGVARAQALAEALSHTTPSTILVSARKRTAETAVPVAKATGVTPTVIALDASHVKAVAEAVMKAKGVVLVVGHSNTVPAIVNALGGPKLPDLCDASYATMFLVTPAANGLPTQVVRASYGAPDAPAAANCAGMTPK encoded by the coding sequence GCCGCGCGCGTGGCGCGCCGCCGTCGTCCCTGTGGCGATGCTGATGGCCGTGACGCTGCCGCCGTCGCGCGCGATGGCGCAGCCGTCGCTGGTCATCCTGGTGCGCCACGGGGAGAAGCAGCCGACACCGGCCGACGATCCAAGCCTCAGTGAGGCCGGTGTGGCGCGCGCGCAGGCACTCGCCGAGGCGCTGTCGCACACGACCCCGTCCACGATTCTCGTCTCGGCGCGCAAGCGCACCGCCGAGACGGCCGTGCCGGTCGCCAAGGCCACCGGCGTCACGCCCACGGTCATCGCGCTGGATGCGTCGCATGTGAAAGCGGTCGCTGAGGCGGTGATGAAGGCGAAGGGTGTGGTGCTCGTGGTCGGCCACAGCAACACCGTGCCGGCCATCGTGAACGCGCTCGGCGGCCCCAAGCTCCCCGATCTCTGCGACGCCAGTTACGCCACGATGTTCCTCGTGACGCCGGCCGCCAACGGTTTGCCCACGCAGGTCGTGCGCGCGTCGTACGGGGCGCCCGACGCGCCGGCGGCAGCCAACTGCGCCGGCATGACTCCCAAGTGA